The sequence GGGGCTGCTCCTTTCCTCTCGTTTCACGATCCTTCCCTAttgttgtgctgctgctggcaacGCCGTGCAAGGCACCGCGAGGCTGTTCACCCCTGTGCCAAAGGCAGGCGTGACATCAGCCCCTGGGCAAAGTTCCCCACGTGCAGGCACCGTGCCCAGGGCACCGCGGCACCCAGGGGTGgcacggacagacggacactgACTGTCTGTGCCTGGGGTAACCTGCGGCCGCAGGAGAGCAGCCCGGAGCCCAGGCGGTGCCGAGCAtccctggctgccagcctgacaCCTGCGAACCTGCCACATGGCCCCgaggtgcagagcagggctcctgcctgGTTTTGTCGGCCAAACGCAGTCCTGGCTCCCTGTGCACTGGTGCCGCCTGCCTCTGCCAGGGGCGAGCATCGGATCAGGCTCCTCTCGGTGAACATCACCCAATGCCCTGTGCTGAGGGTCTCCTTCCATCGCAGGGACTGCTGCGAGTCAGTCCTGCCTCTTTTCCTCCAGCCCTGTGCTCCAGGAGGAACCGCATCCTTTGCTGGCACCTGAATTGTGATGAGCTTGTTCGTCTGAGGGCTGCGAGAGCTGGTGACCAGAGGCGTGGtgtgctgccagagctgctcgTGGTGTCAGAGCTGCTTGTGTCAGAGTGAGGTGCTCAGAGCCAGGCTGAACCCCGTCCCCAGAGGAGACCCAAAGAAGCCGGAGGAACCCTAGGACTGCGAACCCCACACCTGCAACAACCACAGCATCCTGGGCTGATGTTCCCCCCTGTGTCAAAGCACTAGTGCACACccaaaatctttcagaaaaatcatgtttatttttcacccCCAGGACTGACCCGCTTTCTACCCAAAATGAGCTCTGTGGGAAATTCCCACCCAGCCCCAAGCGAAGCCCTGCACAGGCATGGAAGCCTGCCTGGCTCCTGGGCTCTGCCAAACCAGTCCCCCGTTACAAAACGTCCCCCCGGTCACTGCAGCACCGAGCGAGGCAGCCCCAAGAGGAGCAATGACCTGGCGATGGGCTGGGGGCTTTGCCGGGGCTCGGTACTGTGCCCACACTGCCCCGCagccctcccggccccgcgTTGCGACACGGAGCCCCGGGTCTCAGCTGGCCGGGGGGAAGCAGCGTTTCCGTGTCACTGaccctggggacagccctggggacacagggggggCTGTGCCTATATAAGGTGCCGGGAAgggtgcaggaggcagaggctCCTCGCTGCTCACTCCTGATTTTCCCCTAGGAGGgagttttctgattttctccttGCTCGGCGGCACTGGGTGAGGATGGAGGCTGGGGTGCCCGGGGTGCTGCTGaccgtcctcctcctcctcctctccatcctTTGCCTCCTGGTGCGGAGCAGCCACAGGAGGAGCAGCCAACTGCCTCCGGGACCAGCCCCGTGGCCCATCGTGGGTAACCTTTGGCAAAAAGACATCCTGCCACTTCACCAGAGCTACGAGAAGGTAAGAGAGCAGCtcgcagctccctgcagcatccaCATCCCACACCAAACCAAAGGGGGTCACACAGGTGACCGCTTTCCcccctctcttttctctctttcctgctCTGCCAGAAGAGCCAAAATCCCCGTATTTTTGAGCACAGCCAGCACCTCTCTCTGGCTTTCTGCTCCGTTAGCAGACCCCACACAGTGACCCCAATCCTCCAGCTGAGCCGTGCCGCTGCCCCTTCCAGCACGGCTCCGCTGCATGCGGGGACGATGCTGGGAGGTGGGACACGAAGCAGTGAGGGGtgagggctgcagcccctgctcacGGCCGctttcccccatccccagctcagCCACAGGTACGGCCCCGTCTTCACCATCTGGCTGGGGCGCACGCCGGCGGTGGTGCTGTGCGGGTACAGGGTCGTGAAGGACGCTCTGCTGGGCCACGCCGAGGAGTTCGGGGGCAGACCTGAAATCCCCCTCATGGCACATCTGTCGAACGACTATGGTGGGTGGCTGGGCTTGTGCACGCTTCGTGGTTCCCTGGGAACCATGGCagctgggtggggagggagggactCAGCACCCCAAATCTCTCATTTCCACTTCCCACCCTGAGAACCCCTCCGTCTATTGGGTCTCTTGTTCGAGGGCAGCATTAATTCCTGCTAGCCATCACTGCAGGCTTCCCGCTTTGTTCTGAGATCCTCAGCCTTTCAAGGATGCTGTGCACACCAGGGATGTCCCTGCGGTAGCACCCGACGGCTCCTCGGGTGGGCTGAGAGCCCAGAACTGCCCCGGGGCAGGCAGACGAGCTGCCTccatcgcccccccccccaggtatCATCACCAAGAACGAGAAGAAGTGGCGGGAGCTGCGGAGGTTCACGCTCAGCACGCTGCGGGACTTCGGGATGGGGAAGAGCTCCATGTCGCAGcgggtgcagcaggaggcccaGCACCTCGTGGAGCTGCTGGCGAGCCTCCAAGGTGACCTGGGGtcctgcctgcccctggggGCATGAAATATGGGACACGGGGTGGCCCTCGGGGCTGCGGGCAGTGGCCAGGGTGGATGATACTCATAGAGGAACTTGGCTCGAAGATAAGGGTGGGAGATCCTGCTCCTGAAGCGGTGCGCATGGTGGGGGACCACTGAGGAATATTTCAcgacagaagaacagaaataggAAACCAAATTTCTGGGAATGCGTGAATACCAGCGCCCTGGTGCCACGGGTTTTATCGGGGTGATGTGCTCCTCTCCGACAGAGCCAAActtcttcccccccctcctctggCTCTTGCTGATCGTAGGCAAGAGCAGGGCAGGTGGAGGCTGGGTGTGAGGCACGGCGctgtccccgcagcccctgaGCCCCTGGGGTAGAGCAGTGGGAGCCCACAGCACCTGGGGgtgcctctgcctccctccccccagctccGAGCAGGGATTTAGGATCAGGGAGGCTGAGCAGTCCACGGCTCCACTGCTGTGAGACCCAGCGGTCACCCAGGGCTCAGAGCTACAAGAAAGTGCTCGAAGGGCACTTTCTGTGTCAGAGCAGATAACCAGCTGTTGACTTTCCGCTGTCTTTCTGGCCTCTTCTGTCACTGTAGGAGAAGCCTTTGAGCCCATAATGGTGTTCAGGCACGCAGTGGCCAACGTGATCTGCTCCGTCGTCTTCGGGAGCCACTTCAGCTACAGCGACACGAACTTTCTGAAGCTGCTGGACATGATCGGGAATTTTGTCAGCTTCTTCACCTCTCCCTTTGCCATAGTACGTGCccctgctgtgcccagcagccCAGAGATGCTCCTCGGCTTTGGGCTGGCTTGGACAGGGCAGAGGGAAGGTGTGGGGGGCTCTGGCCAGGCACCGAGCCCTCCTGTGCCTCTCTGGCTGCAGGTCTACAACATCTTCCCCAGTGTCCTGTTCCACCTGCCGGGGCCGCACAGGAAAGTCCTGGCCAAGTGCGAGAACCTCAAGGGCTACATCCGAGAGCAGGTCGAGCAGCACAGGCAGACGCTGGACCCCAGCTCCCCCCGGGACTACATCGACTGCTTCCTTATGAAAGCGGAAAAGGTAGAGCTGGGGCAAAGGGTTGTGATGCTGGAGGTTATTCCCAGGGGGGCTTAACCCTTACAGCCCAAGGGAGGCTCCCAGGGTTGGTGCCAGGTCTCATTTCAGCTCCTCCCCGGCCCCCCGTGCCTGCCGGGGGGTGAGGGCTGTCCTCTGGAGCTGGGAAAATCACCCGGACTGGGCTGAATTCTCTCCCCCTGCTGCACCCttgcaggagaggagcagcgTGGAGAAAATGTACAGCGACGAGGACCTGGTCATGTCAGTATTCGACCTCTTTGGTGCCGGGACGGTGACCACCAGCAACACCCTGGTCTTCTTCATCTTGGCGCTGGCAAAGTTCCCCCATATTCAAGGTAAGGGCAGGAAAACATGTCCAGTCCTTGTGCAGTGCAGgcagggggcaggcagagccccagcccACCTGGGGAGAGACCAAAATTTCCCAAAAATTTGGTGTGGCCACCCAAGGTGAGAACCATTAGGGGAGATGCAGGCAGACAGGGGGCTCTCCTGCCggcctcccctctcctccctgtccctgcctgcgGGGATGGCCCTGGGCTGGCCCGCGAGAAGCCTTGATCCCACCCCATCCAGGCAGCTGTGCAGACAGAGACCCTAATTCTGGTCCCTACAAGGGCTccagcctcctccccctctgccaGCTTGTCCCTTAGCCCTAGCGCGAGGCCAGAGAGAAATCAGCAGGGGCCTTGCAGGGAAAGCACGGCAGCTCTGCACCTCCTTTATCCCCAGCCAAGGTCCAGGAGGAGATCGACGCGGTGGTGGGCCCCGTCCGCACGCCCTGCATGGAGGACAGGCTGAGGATGCCCTACACCAATGCGGTGATCCACGAGCTGCAGCGCATCCCGCGGGCTGGCATCGAGAGCTTCCCTCGCATGACGACGCAGGACGTGGAGTTCAGGGGCCACACCATCCCCAAGGTGACCCTGGGTGCTCTGCACCTCCGTGGGCGGATGGCAGCGGGGCTGGAGTGAGATTTGCCCTTGTGCCAGCTCCCCCCCTGGGGGGAAGCCTCCCTCCTTCAGGCTTTGTGCAGTGAGAGGGCTCTGAGACCTCGCCAGGAATAACGCCAGGGCTAATTCCTTCTCATGGGTGAGACCCGGCCGCACTGTGCCTGCACAGTCTGTAGGGCAGAGCCATCACTCGGGGCTGTTTCCAGCTGTGGGATGTGGGTGGGCATCGGGGAGCACCCCTgcaccccagctgctcctcgcTGCGCACTCAGCTCGGCAGAGCCCCGTGCCGTGGTGCTGATGTCTCTCCTCTCCCGTCCCGTCTCCCGCAGGACACAACCATTATTCCGCTGTTGTCTTCAGTGCACATGGACCCAACCCAGTGGGAGAACCCCAAAGAAGTTGACCCGGGCCACTTCTTGGATGAGAAGGGCAACTTCAGGAAGCACGAGGCCTTCATGGCTTTTTCAGCAGGTGAATGCTGCTGCGGTGCCCAGGTCTGCTGGGGATGAAAGAGCTGCACGTCAGCGGGCACCCTCCTTGATTTGGGCTCCTGACCCattcctttttcccccaaatgcaGCGTTTCCCTCAAGCACTGTCCAAAGCCATCAGACCATGCTCATTTTCCCCCTCTCTGTGCCCCCAGGGAAGCGGATGTGCCCAGGAGAGGCGCTGGCCCGGATGgagctcttcctcttcctcacgacgctgctgcagagcttcagCTTCCAGCTC is a genomic window of Anas acuta chromosome 18, bAnaAcu1.1, whole genome shotgun sequence containing:
- the LOC137841543 gene encoding cytochrome P450 2C16-like; protein product: MEAGVPGVLLTVLLLLLSILCLLVRSSHRRSSQLPPGPAPWPIVGNLWQKDILPLHQSYEKLSHRYGPVFTIWLGRTPAVVLCGYRVVKDALLGHAEEFGGRPEIPLMAHLSNDYGIITKNEKKWRELRRFTLSTLRDFGMGKSSMSQRVQQEAQHLVELLASLQGEAFEPIMVFRHAVANVICSVVFGSHFSYSDTNFLKLLDMIGNFVSFFTSPFAIVYNIFPSVLFHLPGPHRKVLAKCENLKGYIREQVEQHRQTLDPSSPRDYIDCFLMKAEKERSSVEKMYSDEDLVMSVFDLFGAGTVTTSNTLVFFILALAKFPHIQAKVQEEIDAVVGPVRTPCMEDRLRMPYTNAVIHELQRIPRAGIESFPRMTTQDVEFRGHTIPKDTTIIPLLSSVHMDPTQWENPKEVDPGHFLDEKGNFRKHEAFMAFSAGKRMCPGEALARMELFLFLTTLLQSFSFQLTTESKEMDLLTMWRKIERKAILGTFFAIRRTCP